A single genomic interval of Xiphophorus couchianus chromosome 2, X_couchianus-1.0, whole genome shotgun sequence harbors:
- the LOC114152262 gene encoding uncharacterized protein LOC114152262 yields the protein MTDEQMTNYITSYGDRIAVLSFCQQSTLIAEKDTLLQNLRDKIGARKMRSRTKRAVCSTSGLFQMQGVEMARGRSKAAGRTSRKIEIGWLHFHIDEFQQVRTRNGGGTRHATVDKSTTVSQILEMGKELFFPDGTSTKGVIEDFLFEVCDFKKNLISLDETVGNLYEKTKLKLLRFYMCTKKEETVQYSSEEDCQSPEQPNDMDSTPTARKGSFGEMEDCDDQTLNHLDSSYNHSGVVDFTDPPHSGSTPRQPQPFSSENSGSVPHMDEGDTVVWNPEEDLIGLDDDSDIVVVTLNYDNTEEVVQDDLSSPFGHGSPILLPSARSLFSSQMQTSNMEAGQTGQDSGLIPPEDSHPSSSGLLPQSVSAGNSENLANHLHVSIRRIKVVEDLLAVFMENNLLNQTLKMEFVNERAIDDAGVSREVYTAFWEQFLEQCEGETERVPRLRPDFCESEWQAIGHIWVKGFLDHGVIPVRLSKAFILACVHGIESVDDDVLIPSFLNYLPLVERSAVEKALQGTMDQGDEEDLLDLFTRMGSHFLPPNENIQQAIETMAHKAILQEPKYILDCFSTSMACVLVELADKKSLLSLYEKKKASGKRLLQLFESANVTLSQREQTTFNHLQRFVKNADEDKAEKILRFCTGSSVICVDKILICFNTETGLNRRPVARTCGATLELPCTYSSYPDFRTEFDNILSSNYFEMDII from the exons ATGACAGACGAACAGATGACCAATTACATCACTTCATATGGTGACAGAATAGCAGTTCTGTCTTTTTGTCAGCAAAGTACACTTATTGCAGAAAAAGATACTCTTCTCCAGAACTTAAGAGATAAAATTGGAGCACGGAAAATGAGATCTAGGACCAAAAGAGCTGTTTGTAGCACATCTGGTTTGTTCCAAATGCAAGGGGTGGAGATGGCAAGAGGAAGAAGTAAGGCAGCAGGGAGGACTTCGAGAAAAATTGAAATTGGGTGGCTTCATTTTCACATTGATGAATTCCAACAAGTGAGAACAAGAAATGGTGGAGGAACGAGGCATGCAACAGTGGATAAAAGTACAACTGTTTCTCAAATTCTTGAAATGGGAaaggagcttttttttccagatgggACCTCCACCAAAGGGGTAATTGAAGACTTTCTTTTTGAAGTTTGTGActtcaaaaaaaatctgatttctttagATGAAACAGTCGGAAATCTTTATGAAAAAACCAAGCTGAAGCTTCTACGGTTTTACATGTgcacaaagaaagaagaaacagtTCAGTATTCATCTGAAGAAGATTGTCAAAGTCCTGAACAACCAAATGACATGGATTCAACCCCAACAGCTAGAAAAGGATCTTTTGGTGAAATGGAGGATTGTGATGATCAAACTTTGAATCACCTAGACTCTTCCTACAACCATTCTGGAGTTGTTGATTTTACAGATCCACCTCATTCTGGATCCACACCTCGGCAGCCCCAGCCCTTCAGCTCTGAAAATTCTGGATCTGTTCCACACATGGATGAGGGAGACACGGTTGTATGGAATCCTGAAGAGGACCTAATTGGATTGGATGATGACAGTGACATAGTCGTTGTAACACTAAATTATGACAACACTGAAGAAGTTGTACAG GACGATCTCAGCAGTCCCTTTGGACACGGTTCCCCGATACTGTTGCCTTCAGCCAGGAGTCTCTTCTCATCACAAATGCAAACCAGTAATATGGAGGCAGGACAAACTGGCCAG GACTCTGGCTTGATTCCACCCGAAGATTCTCACCCAAGTTCAAGCGGTCTACTGCCCCAATCTGTTTCAGCTGGTAACTCAGAAAATCTAGCAAACCATCTACATGTGTCAATTCGCAGGATCAAGGTTGTGGAAGATCTTTTGGCTGTGTTTATGGAAAACAACCTTTTGaatcagactttaaaaatggaGTTTGTGAATGAAAGAGCAATCGATGATGCTGGGGTATCAAGGGAGGTTTACACTGCATTTTGGGAGCAGTTTTTGGAACAGTGTGAGGGTGAAACAGAGCGAGTTCCCAGGTTGAGGCCTGACTTTTGTGAGTCTGAATGGCAAGCCATTGGACACATTTGGGTCAAAGGATTTCTAGACCATGGAGTCATTCCAGTGAGGCTATCGAAAGCTTTCATTTTAGCTTGTGTCCATGGAATTGAATCAGTGGATGATGATGTATTGATCCCATCATTTCTCAACTACCTCCCTCTAGTAGAGAGATCAGCTGTTGAGAAGGCTCTACAGGGCACCATGGATCAAGGTGATGAAGAGGACTTGCTAGACCTCTTCACAAGGATGGGGTCCCACTTCCTGCCTCCCAATGAGAACATTCAGCAGGCCATTGAAACCATGGCTCACAAGGCAATTCTTCAAGAGCCAAAGTATATATTGGATTGCTTCTCCACATCCATGGCATGTGTACTAGTGGAACTTGCTGACAAGAAAAGTCTGTTGtctttgtatgaaaaaaagaaggCCTCAGGTAAAAGACTGTTACAGCTGTTTGAATCAGCAAATGTGACGCTGTCCCAGAGAGAACAGACAACCTTTAACCACCTTCAACGTTTTGTAAAAAATGCTGATGAAGACAAGGCCGAAAAAATACTGCGTTTCTGCACCGGCTCTTCTGTAATCTGTGTTGACAAAATTCTCATTTGTTTCAACACTGAAACCGGGCTTAATAGAAGGCCTGTTGCTCGCACCTGTGGAGCTACCCTAGAACTTCCTTGCACTTATAGTTCTTACCCAGACTTTCGCACAGAGTTCGACAACATCCTCTCCAGTAATTACTTTGAAATGGACATAATTTGA
- the LOC114152414 gene encoding uncharacterized protein LOC114152414, whose amino-acid sequence MDSYDKLRPYGICINASIDGFSRKIIWLNAYTTSSNPKVIGGYYIEAVQRLNGCPRVVRGDLGTENGHVRSFQRFLVPTEPNETLDSYLEGASTANQRIEYWWRFLRNQCVEFWLSLFGDIRDNGYFDGGFLDKNLLQFCCMGIIQDELDDTAQVWNAHSIRPSNNRNVPSGRPNVMYALPELYRTRDFLCLVEEEHVEVCKNECISRLTKPCDPDVFDLCNILMAESHLTLPTDAYQALNLYMHLREAIIASL is encoded by the exons ATGGACTCCTACGACAAACTTAGACCATATGGAATATGCATCAACGCAAGTATTGATgggttttcaagaaaaataatctggcTTAATGCTTACACAACAAGTAGTAATCCAAAGGTGATCGGGGGGTATTACATCGAAGCGGTGCAGCGTTTAAATGGCTGCCCTAGAGTTGTACGTGGTGATCTTGGAACCGAAAATGGCCATGTGAGAAGTTTCCAGCGTTTCCTTGTACCAACGGAACCAAACGAGACCCTTGACAGTTACCTGGAAGGAGCAAGTACAGCTAATCAAAGAATTGAATATTGGTGGCGTTTCCTTCGTAACCAGTGTGTGGAGTTCTGGTTGTCCCTTTTTGGAGACATCAGAGACAACGGTTACTTTGATGGTGGATTTTTAGACAAAAACCTTCTTCAGTTTTGCTGCATGGGGATCATACAG GATGAGCTGGATGATACTGCCCAGGTTTGGAATGCACACTCCATCAGGCCatcaaacaacagaaatgtcCCCAGTGGTCGACCCAATGTGATGTATGCATTACCTGAGCTCTACAGGACAAGAGACTTTCTTTGCCTTGTTGAAGAGGAACATGTTGAAGTATGCAAAAATGAGTGCATTTCTCGACTGACCAAACCATGTGATCCAGATGTCTTTGACCTCTGCAACATCCTTATGGCAGAGTCCCATCTGACCTTACCCACAGACGCTTACCAGGCTTTGAACTTGTATATGCATCTAAGAGAGGCAATCATTGCATCACTTTAA